From one Streptomyces chromofuscus genomic stretch:
- a CDS encoding PucR family transcriptional regulator — MTARPATVTPAASTGTVGTSRSAWHEVPRLQVRRFAATAMAEAPALAEEILYEIRREYPHLPLVLDENGEPMALVGIRRAIEVFVQHLEHADYSTGRPTVPPGVFQDFGRGEGYNGRTLDSLQAIYRMGVRLAWRRFADIGQRVEIPPPAMYELVDAGYEYLDGLVDQSVRGYAEAAARQAGERLRLQRRLMELLLAERHRGDPADALAERAARIGWQLPEKVAVGVLLRPAREAVAPAVGQDVLLDLEYEQPRMVVPEPDAAGRGELLHRALGGWAGAIGPPVPLADAAKSLRWAEAAVRLMERRLLPAGEVLFCTEHTEALVLLQPEELLDDLALRCLAPLTHCGPAHARRLAETLLAWLETRGGAPEVAERLGVHPQTVRYRLRQIRELWGDEIDDPDRRFELELVLRARRLRGEIGRGRSQPRRAGPTGRRVTSPATATRAE; from the coding sequence GTGACCGCCCGCCCGGCAACCGTCACCCCGGCCGCGTCCACCGGCACGGTCGGCACGTCCCGTTCCGCCTGGCACGAGGTGCCCCGGCTGCAGGTGCGCCGGTTCGCGGCGACCGCCATGGCGGAGGCGCCCGCGCTGGCCGAGGAGATCCTGTACGAGATCCGCCGCGAGTACCCGCACCTGCCGCTGGTGCTGGACGAGAACGGCGAGCCGATGGCGCTGGTCGGCATCCGGCGTGCCATCGAGGTGTTCGTGCAGCACCTGGAGCACGCCGACTACTCGACGGGACGCCCCACCGTGCCGCCCGGCGTCTTCCAGGACTTCGGCCGCGGCGAGGGCTACAACGGCCGGACCCTCGACTCCCTCCAGGCGATCTACCGGATGGGGGTACGACTGGCCTGGCGCCGTTTCGCCGACATCGGCCAGCGTGTGGAGATCCCGCCGCCCGCGATGTACGAGCTGGTCGACGCGGGCTACGAGTACCTCGACGGCCTGGTCGACCAGTCTGTGCGCGGCTACGCCGAGGCCGCCGCCCGCCAGGCCGGGGAACGGCTGCGCCTCCAGCGCCGCCTGATGGAGCTGCTGCTCGCCGAACGCCACCGCGGCGACCCCGCCGACGCCCTCGCCGAACGCGCCGCCCGGATCGGCTGGCAGCTGCCCGAGAAGGTCGCCGTCGGGGTGCTGCTGCGTCCGGCACGGGAGGCGGTCGCGCCCGCGGTCGGGCAGGACGTGCTGCTCGACCTGGAGTACGAGCAGCCCCGCATGGTCGTGCCCGAGCCGGACGCCGCCGGCCGGGGCGAGCTGCTGCACCGGGCACTGGGCGGCTGGGCGGGCGCCATCGGGCCGCCGGTGCCGCTGGCCGACGCCGCGAAGTCGCTGCGCTGGGCCGAGGCCGCCGTACGCCTGATGGAGCGGCGGCTGCTGCCCGCCGGGGAGGTGCTGTTCTGCACCGAGCACACCGAGGCGCTGGTGCTGCTCCAGCCCGAGGAACTCCTCGACGACCTGGCGCTGCGCTGCCTCGCCCCGCTCACGCACTGCGGGCCCGCCCACGCGCGGCGGCTCGCGGAGACGCTGCTGGCGTGGCTGGAGACGCGGGGCGGGGCGCCGGAGGTGGCTGAGCGGCTCGGGGTACATCCGCAGACCGTCCGGTACCGGTTGCGGCAGATACGGGAACTGTGGGGCGACGAGATCGACGACCCCGACCGGCGCTTCGAGTTGGAACTGGTGCTGCGCGCCCGCCGGCTGCGCGGCGAGATCGGCCGGGGCCGCTCGCAGCCCCGCCGGGCGGGCCCCACCGGCAGACGCGTCACATCACCTGCCACGGCAACACGCGCGGAGTAG
- a CDS encoding glycosyltransferase family 4 protein, producing the protein MPQHVPPPLRTALPRPQQHFPALPPSPRRIVFLAHRDLGNPAAGGSELLVDRLAEGLTRLGHQVTLLCGGPAAFRDYRVVSAGGPYGHYLRARSAFARQVGDCDLLVEVCNGMPYLAPLWHRGPTLCLVNHVHSDLWGMRFGGPLAPAARIGRRLEHWALTGAQSGLLVAVSPSTAHALRALGVARERVRVVHNGVEEPGPRADRSPEPLFVAVGRLVEYKRVDLLLRLWERVRPVTGGRLVIVGDGPERERLTALAGPDVEFTGHVSEAEKHRLLCAAWLLLHPSAVEGWGLVVTEAAARQTPTVGFDVPGLRDSVVDGETGVLAGGESSFAAAWCTLALSGHRRELMGKAARDHAARYRWDRTVRQFRAVAQEAVRGWAP; encoded by the coding sequence ATGCCCCAGCACGTACCGCCGCCGCTGCGCACCGCGCTCCCCCGGCCGCAGCAGCACTTCCCGGCGCTCCCCCCATCGCCGCGCCGCATCGTTTTCCTCGCCCACCGCGACCTCGGCAATCCGGCCGCGGGCGGCTCCGAGCTGCTCGTCGACCGGCTGGCCGAGGGCCTGACCCGCCTCGGCCACCAGGTCACCCTGCTGTGCGGCGGCCCCGCCGCCTTCCGCGACTACCGGGTGGTGTCGGCGGGCGGCCCCTACGGCCACTACCTGCGCGCCCGGTCGGCCTTCGCCCGCCAGGTCGGCGACTGCGACCTGCTGGTCGAGGTGTGCAACGGCATGCCCTACCTCGCCCCGCTGTGGCATCGCGGCCCCACCCTCTGCCTGGTCAACCACGTCCACTCCGACCTGTGGGGGATGCGCTTCGGCGGCCCGCTCGCGCCCGCCGCCCGGATCGGCCGAAGACTCGAGCACTGGGCGCTGACCGGCGCGCAGTCCGGCCTGCTGGTCGCCGTCTCCCCGTCCACCGCGCACGCGCTGCGCGCGCTCGGCGTCGCACGCGAACGCGTCCGCGTCGTCCACAACGGCGTCGAGGAGCCCGGCCCGCGCGCCGACCGCTCCCCCGAGCCGCTGTTCGTGGCGGTCGGCCGGCTCGTCGAGTACAAGCGCGTCGACCTGCTGCTGCGGCTGTGGGAGCGGGTCCGGCCGGTCACCGGCGGCCGGCTGGTGATCGTGGGCGACGGCCCGGAACGGGAGCGGCTCACCGCGCTGGCCGGACCGGACGTCGAGTTCACCGGGCATGTCTCCGAGGCCGAGAAGCACCGCCTGCTGTGCGCGGCGTGGCTGCTGCTGCATCCCTCGGCGGTGGAGGGCTGGGGACTGGTGGTGACGGAGGCGGCGGCGCGTCAGACGCCGACGGTCGGCTTCGACGTGCCGGGTCTGCGGGACTCCGTCGTCGACGGTGAGACCGGTGTGCTGGCCGGCGGTGAGTCCTCGTTCGCGGCGGCCTGGTGCACCCTCGCGCTGTCCGGGCACCGCCGTGAGCTGATGGGGAAGGCGGCGCGCGACCACGCGGCGCGGTACCGCTGGGATCGTACGGTGCGGCAGTTCCGTGCGGTGGCACAGGAGGCGGTGAGGGGCTGGGCGCCATGA
- a CDS encoding class I SAM-dependent methyltransferase, translated as MTPVRRIGEAVWRVPVVRGWSRPRGGGRTPRTAPRPSTASPRRPVKDPSFRRSLALLRAFLREQDDPDACYALLARDSVDQVEAYDGPVAGRTVVDVGGGSGHFTEEFRRRGAHAYLFEPDVGELGRRPPDGSVIADGYLLPLPDGAADVTFSSNVLEHVADPQTFLSELARVTRPGGLIYVSFTNWLSPWGGHEWAPWHYLGAERARARYRRRTGKPAKHTLGENLFAVHIGPTLRQVRARDDVTLVTARSRYWPFLAQAVVKAPGIREVATWNLLLILRRCPP; from the coding sequence ATGACGCCGGTGCGCCGTATCGGTGAGGCCGTCTGGCGTGTGCCGGTCGTGCGTGGCTGGTCGCGCCCGCGCGGCGGCGGCCGCACACCGAGGACGGCCCCGCGCCCCTCCACCGCATCACCTCGCCGGCCCGTCAAGGATCCGTCCTTCCGCCGCTCCCTCGCCCTCCTGCGGGCCTTCCTGCGGGAACAGGACGACCCCGACGCCTGTTACGCACTGCTCGCCCGCGACTCCGTCGACCAGGTCGAGGCCTACGACGGTCCCGTCGCCGGGCGGACCGTCGTCGACGTCGGCGGGGGCAGCGGGCACTTCACCGAGGAGTTCCGGCGCCGCGGCGCGCACGCCTACCTGTTCGAACCCGACGTCGGCGAGCTCGGACGGCGGCCGCCCGACGGCTCGGTGATCGCCGACGGCTATCTGCTGCCGCTGCCCGACGGGGCCGCCGACGTGACCTTCTCCTCCAACGTCCTGGAGCACGTGGCCGACCCGCAGACCTTCCTCAGCGAGCTGGCGCGCGTGACCCGGCCCGGCGGGCTGATCTACGTGTCGTTCACCAACTGGCTCTCCCCGTGGGGCGGCCACGAGTGGGCGCCCTGGCACTACCTCGGCGCCGAGCGGGCCCGTGCCCGCTACCGGCGCCGCACCGGAAAGCCCGCCAAGCACACCCTCGGCGAGAACCTCTTCGCCGTGCACATCGGCCCCACCCTGCGGCAGGTCCGCGCCCGCGACGACGTCACGCTCGTCACGGCGCGCTCCCGCTACTGGCCGTTCCTCGCGCAGGCCGTCGTCAAGGCGCCCGGCATCCGCGAGGTGGCCACCTGGAACCTCCTCCTCATCCTCCGGCGGTGTCCCCCATGA
- a CDS encoding DUF3367 domain-containing protein translates to MTTTVQAPPPAAVPTTATTAGPPEGPRSRRWLLGFWAVVLVLFLAVRPGRQTFDTKLGVTVDPGRFLADLGQLWHDRGGFGGIQDQYAGYLWPMLPFHWLCRAVELPVWLAERLWMSLVVSVAFWGALRLAERLRIGNGPARLLAAVAYALWPVFTTVVGSTSAAALPGAFLPWVLLPLTDERYGARVAALRSALIVPFMGGVNAASTLASLLPVGLYLLSRPPGPRQRKLIAWWVPGVLVATAWWWIPLLLLGAYGENFLPYVESSQTTTATMSATEALRGAGNWVAYLHFGEAWLPAGWTVASSVPVIVCSACAAGLGLAGLARRDLPERRWLVLTVLVTGLVLLAGYGGAFGAPFHETVRDWLNGWLAPFRNVYKFQTGLALALVLGLAHLVAAAAEPRGARPVRGRRFAPLFAALLVLPGLVVPYVNGSILNPGSFQELPKYWQATADWLHRYSPDSRALVVPATAHGIHTWGSPIDQPLDVLAESRWAQRDYVPFGTPGNRRAMDAVEQALLTGGAVPGLADHLSRAGIHYVVVRNDLDPDQIGAVPTTIVKRTLEQSGYRRVTGLGPVMTGGRIADDTPLQVEGLYPRQRAVEIYRPGGAGVPRPGQAALYPIADTAVVSGGPESLLPLAPALRGRATVLAGDHHPGLGSPRLQVTGDGLRRADTRFGLVNANTSYTYTRDERNAPDAHQDAGEPPHQILPVTGLRHQTVAELRGARSVTASSYGSWFFHLPQFDPVGAFDGDPATAWAEGSDRSPNGQWLRIEFAGAGEDEAAGAYAMPSSFAVTPLPQESVRSAPTRVRVETERGSVTSFLQPNGMTQRVKAPAGATRWMKLTIVDSVARRPGLTGAGFTEIRLPDVRVTRMLRLPTDVSAAAFEIVSLHRAADPTGLSATGTETGLHRRFSTTGTGTYDIRASAVPVPGEELDRLLYEVAPGRPARVTATADSTARLGAGLSARNLTDGDLTTAWLAGDRPTVHLRWEGKQPVSELVLAPAGGLSTRPTEVRVSSPDGAASAAVDDNGWVRFPAITTDRLDITVTETAPLTLHNPVVDEDLQLPVGLTEAYLPALDAYRTPQPRPERPFSLPCGEGPVLAVDGELYRTSVQGTVRDLTERRPVEVSLCPSSGVELTEGTHRVEAGDAGPLVLTDVTLTRGTVTQPVSTARDLRIRDWLGDRREVTAGSGAASYLTTYENFNDGWKATLNGEELTPVRLDGWQQGWRVPAGAGGTIKLAYEPSTTYEAGLVGSGVGLAVLVGLVLWRRRAPNPDGPQPAPPAPGLWLGTVALTSAGAVMAGWLALLVPALAVLAYRRHALLVPLAFAGLAGAGVVAATAAGEPAGDGGGAFSHVAQLLAVVGLFAALVSVRERGGGAGTTAPPVAPGTAPTRPLPRRARAVPDPFPRAEAGPPVTARGPGSPQSKEGDDTR, encoded by the coding sequence ATGACGACCACGGTCCAGGCCCCTCCTCCGGCAGCCGTCCCCACCACCGCGACCACCGCGGGCCCCCCGGAGGGCCCGCGGTCGCGGCGCTGGCTGCTGGGGTTCTGGGCCGTGGTCCTCGTGCTGTTCCTGGCCGTGCGCCCGGGCCGGCAGACCTTCGACACCAAGCTGGGGGTGACGGTCGACCCGGGCCGGTTCCTCGCGGACCTCGGCCAGTTGTGGCACGACCGGGGAGGCTTCGGCGGCATCCAGGACCAGTACGCCGGTTACCTGTGGCCCATGCTCCCCTTCCACTGGCTGTGCCGCGCGGTCGAGCTGCCGGTGTGGCTGGCGGAGCGCCTGTGGATGTCGCTGGTGGTCTCGGTCGCCTTCTGGGGCGCGCTGCGCCTGGCCGAGCGGCTCCGGATCGGCAACGGCCCGGCGCGGCTGCTCGCGGCGGTGGCGTACGCGCTGTGGCCGGTGTTCACGACCGTCGTCGGCTCGACGTCGGCCGCCGCGCTCCCCGGCGCCTTCCTGCCGTGGGTGCTGCTGCCGCTGACCGACGAGCGGTACGGCGCCCGCGTGGCGGCGCTGCGGTCGGCGCTGATCGTGCCGTTCATGGGCGGGGTGAACGCGGCCTCGACGCTGGCGTCCCTGCTTCCGGTGGGCCTGTACCTGCTGTCCCGCCCGCCGGGCCCCCGGCAGCGCAAGCTGATCGCCTGGTGGGTGCCGGGCGTGCTCGTGGCGACCGCCTGGTGGTGGATCCCGCTGCTGCTGCTCGGCGCCTACGGGGAGAACTTCCTGCCCTACGTGGAGAGTTCGCAGACCACGACGGCCACCATGTCGGCCACCGAGGCGCTGCGCGGCGCCGGGAACTGGGTGGCGTACCTGCACTTCGGCGAGGCGTGGCTGCCGGCCGGCTGGACCGTGGCGTCCTCCGTGCCGGTGATCGTCTGCTCGGCGTGCGCCGCCGGGCTGGGGCTGGCCGGGCTGGCGCGGCGGGACCTGCCGGAGCGGCGGTGGCTGGTGCTCACCGTGCTCGTGACCGGGCTGGTCCTGCTCGCCGGGTACGGCGGCGCGTTCGGGGCGCCGTTCCACGAGACCGTGCGGGACTGGCTGAACGGCTGGCTGGCCCCGTTCCGGAACGTCTACAAGTTCCAGACGGGTCTGGCGCTGGCGCTGGTCCTCGGCCTCGCCCACCTGGTGGCGGCTGCCGCCGAGCCGCGCGGCGCCCGGCCGGTGCGCGGCCGCCGGTTCGCCCCGCTGTTCGCGGCGCTGCTGGTGCTGCCGGGGCTGGTGGTGCCGTACGTCAACGGGTCGATCCTCAACCCCGGTTCCTTCCAGGAGCTCCCCAAGTACTGGCAGGCCACAGCCGACTGGCTGCACAGGTACTCCCCCGACTCCCGCGCCCTCGTCGTCCCGGCCACCGCGCACGGCATCCACACCTGGGGCTCCCCCATCGACCAGCCCCTCGACGTCCTGGCCGAGTCCCGCTGGGCGCAGCGCGACTACGTCCCCTTCGGCACGCCCGGCAACCGCCGCGCGATGGACGCCGTCGAGCAGGCCCTGCTGACCGGCGGCGCGGTCCCCGGACTGGCCGACCACCTGAGCCGCGCCGGCATCCACTACGTCGTGGTGCGCAACGACCTCGACCCCGACCAGATCGGCGCCGTCCCGACCACGATCGTCAAGCGCACGCTGGAGCAGTCCGGCTACCGGCGGGTGACCGGACTCGGCCCGGTCATGACCGGCGGCCGGATCGCGGACGACACCCCGCTCCAGGTCGAGGGCCTGTACCCGCGGCAACGGGCGGTGGAGATCTACCGGCCGGGCGGCGCGGGCGTGCCGCGCCCCGGGCAGGCCGCCCTGTATCCGATCGCCGACACGGCCGTCGTCTCCGGCGGCCCGGAGTCCCTGCTGCCGCTCGCCCCGGCACTGCGGGGCCGGGCCACCGTGCTGGCCGGCGACCATCACCCCGGGCTCGGCTCCCCGCGGCTGCAGGTGACCGGCGACGGGCTGCGCCGCGCGGACACGCGGTTCGGGCTCGTCAACGCCAACACCTCGTACACGTACACCCGGGACGAGCGCAACGCGCCCGACGCCCACCAGGACGCCGGCGAGCCACCGCACCAGATCCTGCCGGTGACCGGCCTCCGCCATCAGACGGTGGCCGAGCTGCGCGGGGCGCGGTCGGTGACGGCGTCGTCGTACGGCAGCTGGTTCTTCCATCTGCCGCAGTTCGACCCGGTGGGCGCCTTCGACGGCGACCCGGCCACCGCGTGGGCGGAGGGCTCGGACCGGTCGCCGAACGGGCAGTGGCTGCGGATCGAGTTCGCGGGCGCAGGCGAGGACGAGGCCGCGGGCGCGTACGCCATGCCGTCGTCGTTCGCGGTGACGCCGCTGCCGCAGGAGAGCGTGCGGTCGGCGCCGACCCGGGTGCGGGTGGAGACCGAGCGGGGCTCGGTGACCAGCTTCCTCCAGCCGAACGGCATGACGCAGCGGGTGAAGGCCCCGGCGGGCGCGACGAGGTGGATGAAGCTGACGATCGTCGACTCGGTGGCCCGCAGGCCCGGGCTGACCGGCGCGGGCTTCACCGAGATACGGCTGCCGGACGTACGGGTGACCCGCATGCTGCGGCTGCCGACCGACGTTTCGGCGGCGGCCTTCGAGATCGTCTCCCTGCACCGCGCGGCCGACCCCACCGGCCTCTCCGCGACCGGCACGGAAACGGGCCTGCACCGGCGCTTCTCGACCACCGGCACGGGGACGTACGACATCAGGGCGAGCGCCGTGCCGGTGCCGGGCGAGGAACTGGACCGGCTGCTCTACGAGGTCGCGCCCGGCCGGCCGGCCCGCGTCACCGCCACCGCCGACTCCACGGCCCGGCTGGGCGCGGGCCTGTCCGCGCGCAACCTCACCGACGGCGACCTGACGACGGCGTGGCTCGCGGGCGACCGGCCCACGGTGCATCTGCGCTGGGAGGGCAAGCAGCCGGTGAGCGAGCTGGTGCTGGCGCCGGCCGGCGGTCTGTCCACCCGCCCCACCGAGGTGCGCGTCAGCTCCCCCGACGGCGCGGCGAGCGCCGCCGTGGACGACAACGGCTGGGTGCGCTTCCCGGCGATCACGACCGACCGGCTGGACATCACGGTCACCGAGACGGCCCCGCTCACCCTGCACAACCCGGTCGTCGACGAGGACCTGCAGCTGCCGGTCGGCCTCACGGAGGCCTATCTCCCGGCCCTCGACGCCTACCGCACCCCGCAGCCCCGCCCCGAACGCCCGTTCTCGCTGCCGTGCGGCGAGGGGCCGGTGCTGGCGGTGGACGGGGAGCTGTACCGGACGAGCGTGCAGGGCACGGTACGGGACCTGACGGAACGCCGGCCGGTGGAGGTGTCGCTGTGCCCGTCGAGCGGTGTGGAGCTGACCGAGGGCACCCACCGGGTCGAGGCGGGGGACGCCGGTCCGCTGGTGCTGACGGACGTGACGCTGACACGCGGCACGGTGACGCAGCCGGTGTCCACGGCTCGTGACCTCCGGATACGGGACTGGCTCGGCGACCGCCGCGAGGTGACGGCCGGCTCGGGCGCGGCCTCGTACCTGACGACGTACGAGAACTTCAACGACGGCTGGAAGGCCACGCTGAACGGCGAGGAACTCACCCCGGTCCGGCTGGACGGCTGGCAGCAGGGCTGGCGCGTCCCGGCCGGTGCGGGCGGCACGATCAAGCTGGCGTACGAGCCGTCGACCACGTACGAGGCCGGGCTCGTCGGCAGCGGGGTGGGGCTGGCCGTGCTGGTGGGCCTGGTGCTGTGGCGCCGGCGGGCACCCAACCCCGACGGACCGCAGCCGGCGCCCCCGGCGCCGGGGCTGTGGCTGGGAACGGTGGCGCTGACGTCGGCCGGCGCGGTGATGGCCGGGTGGCTCGCGCTGCTGGTGCCGGCGCTGGCGGTCCTGGCGTACCGGCGGCACGCGCTGCTGGTGCCGCTCGCGTTCGCGGGGCTCGCGGGAGCGGGCGTGGTCGCGGCGACGGCGGCCGGCGAGCCGGCCGGGGACGGCGGCGGCGCCTTCTCCCACGTGGCTCAACTGCTCGCCGTGGTCGGGCTGTTCGCCGCGCTGGTGAGTGTGCGGGAGCGGGGCGGCGGTGCGGGGACGACGGCGCCGCCGGTGGCGCCGGGGACGGCCCCGACGCGGCCCCTGCCCCGCCGCGCCAGGGCCGT